One window of the Archangium primigenium genome contains the following:
- a CDS encoding YifB family Mg chelatase-like AAA ATPase codes for MLARVRSGALMGIDAVVVECEVDMALGLPYFNVVGLPEGAVRESKVRVVSALKNCGFELPSKRITVNLAPADIRKEGAAFELPIALGVLAAAKLLAEEPLGRFLFGGELSLDGGVKPIKGVLPLAVAARDGGYHGVMVPEANAAEAALVEGLEVLAVRHLRDAVGHLSGDKPLSAFLREPPGRGRASAHPAPLDLCDVRGQADLKTALELAAAGGHNVLLCGPPGSGKTMLARRLPGILPTMTFDEALEVTKIYSVLGLLGDTQSLMRERPFRAPHHTISDAGLVGGGPATRPGELSLAHHGVLFLDELPEFRRNVLEVLRQPMEEGAIHLARASQHVTYPCRVMLVAAMNPCPCGYFNVPGRTCTCTENRVHDYHSRVSGPLLDRIDITLQTRPVEFHHMGRGGTSEPSSAHYRERVEAARERQRRRFQDEPGVYCNAQMPTRLLHRHCQSTPRAEQMLERAVRRFGLSARAHDRILKLALTRADLEGHARIEDIDMALAIDCRQMDRRGWLHVNTQGGPPRALPAFREPGDP; via the coding sequence ATGCTGGCGCGGGTTCGGTCGGGCGCGTTGATGGGGATCGACGCGGTGGTGGTGGAGTGCGAGGTGGATATGGCCCTGGGGCTGCCCTACTTCAACGTGGTGGGGCTGCCCGAGGGCGCGGTGCGTGAATCGAAGGTCCGGGTCGTCTCGGCGCTCAAGAACTGCGGCTTCGAGCTGCCCTCCAAGCGCATCACCGTGAATCTGGCGCCCGCGGACATCCGCAAGGAGGGCGCCGCCTTCGAGCTGCCCATCGCCCTGGGCGTGCTCGCGGCGGCGAAGCTGCTGGCCGAGGAGCCCCTGGGGCGCTTCCTCTTCGGCGGGGAGTTGTCCCTGGACGGTGGGGTCAAGCCCATCAAGGGTGTCCTGCCGCTCGCGGTGGCGGCGCGCGACGGCGGCTACCACGGGGTGATGGTGCCCGAGGCGAACGCGGCCGAGGCCGCCCTGGTGGAAGGGCTCGAGGTGCTGGCGGTGCGGCACCTGCGCGACGCGGTGGGGCACCTGAGCGGCGACAAGCCCCTGAGCGCCTTCCTCCGCGAGCCCCCCGGACGCGGCCGGGCCTCGGCCCACCCCGCCCCGTTGGACCTGTGCGACGTGCGGGGCCAGGCGGACCTGAAGACGGCGCTGGAGCTGGCCGCGGCCGGGGGTCACAACGTGCTGCTCTGCGGGCCTCCGGGCTCGGGCAAGACCATGCTGGCCCGGCGGCTGCCCGGCATCCTCCCCACGATGACCTTCGACGAGGCCCTGGAGGTGACGAAGATCTACTCGGTGCTGGGACTGCTCGGCGACACCCAGTCCCTCATGCGCGAGCGGCCCTTTCGCGCCCCCCACCACACCATCTCCGACGCGGGCCTCGTGGGCGGAGGCCCCGCCACGCGTCCCGGAGAGTTGTCGCTCGCGCACCATGGCGTGCTCTTCCTGGACGAGCTGCCCGAGTTCCGCCGCAACGTGCTGGAGGTGCTGCGCCAGCCCATGGAGGAGGGGGCCATCCATCTGGCCCGCGCCAGCCAGCACGTGACCTATCCGTGCCGGGTGATGCTCGTGGCGGCGATGAACCCCTGCCCGTGTGGCTACTTCAACGTCCCGGGACGCACGTGCACCTGCACGGAGAACCGCGTCCACGACTACCACTCCCGGGTGAGTGGCCCCCTGCTCGACCGGATCGACATCACCCTGCAGACGCGGCCCGTGGAGTTCCACCACATGGGACGCGGGGGCACCTCGGAGCCCTCCAGTGCCCACTACCGCGAGCGCGTGGAGGCCGCGCGCGAGCGTCAGCGGCGCCGCTTCCAGGACGAGCCCGGCGTGTACTGCAACGCCCAGATGCCCACCCGGCTGCTGCACCGCCACTGTCAGTCCACGCCCCGTGCCGAGCAGATGCTGGAGCGCGCCGTGCGACGGTTCGGCCTGTCCGCGCGCGCCCACGACCGCATCCTCAAGCTGGCGCTGACCCGGGCGGACCTGGAAGGACACGCGCGCATCGAGGACATCGACATGGCGCTGGCCATCGATTGCCGACAGATGGATCGCCGGGGCTGGCTCCATGTCAACACCCAGGGAGGCCCTCCGCGCGCGCTGCCCGCCTTCCGGGAGCCCGGAGACCCGTGA
- a CDS encoding ExbD/TolR family protein — protein MGMSTGGSQGGPKAEINVTPLVDVVLVLLIIFMVVTPMLQRGKSVTLPKAAKVEGEKESQKDPDPIVLSVTADKKTYIEQDEFDAAALEQKLRTDLAYLPNKKILLKGDSTLTVGDVRQVMDITRKAKAKKVFLGVEEQKN, from the coding sequence ATGGGTATGTCAACCGGTGGCTCCCAAGGGGGCCCCAAGGCCGAGATCAACGTCACGCCTCTCGTGGACGTGGTGCTGGTGCTCCTCATCATCTTCATGGTCGTCACGCCCATGCTCCAGCGTGGCAAGTCCGTCACCCTGCCCAAGGCCGCCAAGGTCGAGGGTGAAAAAGAATCCCAGAAGGATCCCGATCCCATCGTCCTCTCCGTGACCGCGGACAAGAAGACGTACATCGAGCAGGACGAGTTCGATGCCGCCGCGCTCGAGCAGAAGCTGCGCACGGACCTCGCCTACCTGCCCAACAAGAAGATCCTCCTCAAGGGCGACAGCACCCTCACCGTGGGCGACGTGCGCCAGGTGATGGACATCACCCGCAAGGCCAAGGCCAAGAAGGTCTTCCTCGGTGTCGAGGAGCAGAAGAACTAG
- a CDS encoding CinA family nicotinamide mononucleotide deamidase-related protein, producing the protein MRVELLCTGDELVTGLTPDTNSPFLEARLFELGIKVDRVVLVGDVREDITRGLEEAAARADVVIVSGGLGPTADDFTAECAAAAARVPLVEDAATREALAERARKRGRELTPNVARMALVPRGAEVVPNPVGAAPLFIVRLGDCQLFFLPGVPREYRALVDGEVLPRVRAELERRPGRVWRAFRLLRTVGLPESVLDARVAPLAVAHPRVVFGFRTHAPENQLKLMAEAPSQAEADAALAAAEAAARAELGPAVYGADQDTYAAVLARRLTDAGATLALAESCTGGLIASQLAAIPGASAFLVGSAVVYAERMKTAWAHVSPELLARHGAVSRPVAVAMAEGIRAACATTYGLSVTGVAGPTGGTPEEPVGSVYCALAVEGGPTRAERFSLSGDRELIRLFAASHALELLREHLLSSASRP; encoded by the coding sequence ATGCGCGTCGAGCTGCTGTGCACCGGGGACGAGCTCGTCACCGGTCTGACCCCCGACACCAACAGCCCCTTCCTGGAGGCCCGGCTCTTCGAGCTGGGCATCAAGGTGGATCGGGTGGTGCTGGTGGGGGATGTACGAGAAGACATCACCCGGGGGCTGGAGGAGGCCGCGGCCCGCGCGGACGTGGTCATCGTCTCCGGGGGCCTGGGCCCCACGGCGGATGACTTCACGGCGGAATGCGCCGCGGCGGCCGCGCGGGTGCCCCTGGTGGAGGACGCGGCGACCCGGGAAGCCCTGGCCGAGCGGGCCCGGAAGCGTGGCCGCGAGCTGACGCCCAACGTGGCCCGCATGGCGCTCGTGCCCCGGGGCGCCGAGGTGGTGCCCAACCCGGTGGGCGCGGCGCCCCTGTTCATCGTCCGGCTCGGAGACTGTCAGCTCTTCTTCCTGCCCGGCGTGCCGCGCGAGTACCGGGCCCTGGTGGACGGCGAGGTGTTGCCGCGGGTGCGCGCGGAGCTGGAGCGGCGGCCGGGACGTGTCTGGCGGGCCTTCCGCCTGCTGCGCACGGTGGGCCTGCCCGAGTCCGTGCTCGACGCGCGCGTGGCCCCGCTGGCCGTGGCGCACCCCCGGGTGGTGTTCGGCTTTCGCACGCACGCACCGGAGAATCAGCTCAAGCTCATGGCCGAGGCGCCCTCCCAGGCCGAGGCGGACGCCGCCCTGGCCGCCGCCGAGGCCGCCGCGCGCGCGGAGCTGGGCCCGGCCGTCTATGGCGCGGACCAGGACACCTACGCGGCCGTCCTGGCGCGGCGGCTCACGGACGCCGGGGCCACGCTGGCCCTCGCGGAGAGCTGCACCGGGGGCCTCATCGCCTCCCAGCTCGCCGCCATTCCCGGCGCGAGCGCCTTCCTGGTGGGCTCCGCGGTCGTCTACGCCGAGCGCATGAAGACGGCCTGGGCGCACGTGTCGCCGGAGCTGCTGGCGCGCCATGGCGCCGTGTCGCGGCCGGTGGCGGTGGCCATGGCCGAGGGCATCCGCGCCGCCTGCGCGACGACCTACGGCCTGTCCGTGACGGGGGTGGCGGGCCCCACCGGGGGCACGCCCGAGGAGCCCGTGGGCTCCGTCTACTGCGCGCTCGCCGTGGAGGGCGGCCCCACGCGCGCGGAGCGCTTCTCGCTGTCCGGGGATCGCGAGCTCATCCGCCTCTTCGCCGCCTCCCACGCGCTCGAGCTCTTGCGCGAGCACCTGCTGTCGTCCGCCTCCCGCCCATGA
- a CDS encoding DUF1285 domain-containing protein, which produces MSTPPAPPSSPPPPGTRWHTREDSGIRLDARLRWWHDDAPIEHPRIIELFNSSLVLDETGRYQLRIGADWCYVTVEGAAYEVRTVDVSEARVSVRLSDRSAEALEPSSLDVDAEGVLTCQVKGGRARARFSRDAQYQLGELLEQQAGGRLALRAGERLLPLPASLVLPEA; this is translated from the coding sequence GTGAGCACACCGCCCGCACCGCCCTCGTCTCCTCCTCCTCCTGGCACGCGCTGGCACACGCGCGAGGACAGCGGCATCCGCCTGGATGCGCGGTTGCGCTGGTGGCACGACGACGCCCCCATCGAGCACCCGCGCATCATCGAGCTCTTCAACAGCTCCCTGGTGCTCGACGAGACGGGGCGCTACCAACTGCGCATTGGCGCGGACTGGTGCTACGTGACGGTGGAGGGCGCCGCCTACGAGGTGCGCACCGTGGATGTCTCCGAGGCGCGCGTCTCGGTGCGCTTGAGCGATCGCAGCGCCGAGGCCCTGGAGCCCTCGTCCCTGGACGTGGACGCCGAGGGCGTCTTGACGTGCCAGGTGAAGGGCGGACGGGCCCGGGCGCGCTTCTCGCGCGACGCCCAGTACCAGCTCGGCGAACTGTTGGAGCAGCAGGCCGGGGGCCGCCTCGCCCTGCGCGCCGGGGAGCGCTTGCTGCCCCTGCCCGCGTCGCTGGTCCTCCCGGAGGCCTAG
- a CDS encoding lysophospholipid acyltransferase family protein has translation MKPLSFVVALLRMLFLCGWLAFWITLSGLAALVTLNGALPLVMARRFWAPMHWRITGSPLHVEPLPDIDWRQPHIFMMNHQSTLDIPVAFAVLPVNLRFIAKHVLKWVPFLGWYMAGTGMIFINRTHRREAVKSLAKAGERIRAGASILVFPEGTRSRDGVLLPFKTGGFALALEAGVPIVPVAIEGSRQSLPTEGPLPLPRRHPIRVKVGPPIPTTGRTGAEREALLHEVREALVRLHRDIGGAGGAPQETREARRATRRERAANGSSPS, from the coding sequence ATGAAGCCCTTGTCCTTCGTCGTCGCGCTGCTCCGGATGCTCTTTCTCTGCGGGTGGTTGGCGTTCTGGATCACCCTCTCCGGGCTGGCGGCGCTCGTCACGCTCAACGGAGCGCTCCCCCTGGTGATGGCCCGGCGCTTCTGGGCGCCCATGCACTGGCGCATCACGGGCTCGCCCCTGCACGTGGAGCCGCTGCCCGACATCGACTGGCGCCAGCCCCACATCTTCATGATGAACCACCAGTCCACCCTGGACATCCCCGTGGCGTTCGCGGTGCTGCCGGTCAACCTGCGCTTCATCGCCAAGCACGTGCTCAAGTGGGTGCCCTTCCTCGGCTGGTACATGGCGGGCACGGGGATGATCTTCATCAACCGCACCCACCGGCGCGAGGCCGTCAAGAGCCTGGCGAAGGCCGGAGAGCGCATCCGCGCGGGCGCCAGCATCCTCGTGTTCCCCGAGGGGACGCGCTCGCGCGACGGGGTGCTGCTGCCCTTCAAGACCGGAGGCTTCGCGCTGGCGCTGGAGGCGGGCGTGCCCATCGTCCCCGTGGCCATCGAGGGCTCGCGCCAGTCCCTGCCCACCGAGGGCCCCCTGCCCCTGCCCCGCCGCCACCCCATCCGCGTGAAGGTGGGTCCCCCCATCCCCACCACGGGCCGGACCGGGGCCGAGCGGGAGGCCTTGCTGCACGAGGTGCGCGAGGCGCTCGTGCGACTGCACCGCGACATCGGAGGCGCGGGCGGCGCGCCCCAGGAGACGCGCGAGGCGCGGCGGGCCACGCGACGCGAGCGCGCCGCCAACGGCTCCTCCCCGTCCTGA
- the recA gene encoding recombinase RecA, with the protein MNKLTEKLKAVAAAVAAIEKQFGKGAVMPLGGEAREQRVAVIPSGSVGLDRALGVGGYPRGRVVELFGNESSGKTTLTLHAIAQVQAQGGVAAFIDAEHALDVHYARKLGVRVEDLLISQPDTGEQALEITEQLVRSGAVDLIVVDSVAALVPRAEIEGEMGDAHMGVQARLMSQALRKLTGAVSRTGCCIIFINQIRMKIGVVFGNPETTTGGNALKFYSSVRLEIRRTGNLKDGESVVGTKARVKVVKNKVAPPFQEAEFDLLYGVGIHRAGEVLDLGVQAGLVDKAGSHFSLRGERIGQGRERAAEWLREHPEALEAVARELVATALPTRPAAEPEAEPPTAQA; encoded by the coding sequence ATGAACAAGCTGACGGAGAAGCTCAAGGCGGTGGCGGCGGCGGTGGCGGCGATCGAGAAGCAGTTCGGCAAGGGGGCGGTGATGCCCCTGGGGGGCGAGGCGCGCGAGCAGCGGGTGGCGGTGATTCCCTCGGGCTCGGTGGGGTTGGATCGGGCGCTGGGCGTGGGCGGCTATCCGCGGGGCCGGGTGGTGGAGCTGTTCGGCAACGAGTCCTCGGGCAAGACGACGCTCACGCTGCATGCCATCGCCCAGGTGCAGGCCCAGGGCGGCGTGGCGGCCTTCATCGACGCGGAGCACGCCCTGGACGTGCACTACGCGCGCAAGCTGGGCGTGCGCGTGGAGGACTTGCTCATCTCCCAGCCCGACACGGGGGAGCAGGCGCTGGAGATCACCGAGCAGCTCGTGCGCTCGGGTGCCGTGGACCTCATCGTGGTGGACTCGGTGGCGGCGCTGGTGCCGCGCGCGGAGATCGAGGGGGAGATGGGGGATGCGCACATGGGCGTGCAGGCGCGGCTCATGAGTCAGGCGCTGCGCAAGCTGACCGGGGCGGTGAGCCGCACGGGGTGCTGCATCATCTTCATCAACCAGATCCGCATGAAGATTGGCGTGGTGTTCGGCAACCCCGAGACGACCACGGGTGGCAACGCGCTGAAGTTCTACTCCTCGGTGCGCCTGGAGATCCGCCGCACGGGCAACCTCAAGGACGGCGAGAGCGTGGTGGGCACCAAGGCCCGGGTGAAGGTGGTGAAGAACAAGGTGGCCCCGCCCTTCCAGGAGGCGGAGTTCGACCTGCTCTACGGCGTGGGCATCCACCGCGCCGGGGAGGTGCTGGACCTGGGCGTGCAGGCGGGACTGGTGGACAAGGCGGGCAGCCACTTCAGCCTGCGGGGTGAGCGCATCGGTCAGGGGCGCGAGCGGGCCGCCGAGTGGCTGCGGGAGCACCCGGAGGCCTTGGAGGCGGTGGCCCGGGAGCTCGTGGCCACGGCGCTCCCCACGCGGCCCGCCGCCGAGCCGGAGGCGGAGCCGCCCACGGCCCAGGCCTAG
- a CDS encoding ExbD/TolR family protein, which translates to MATRKFVKPTTPPNSEINVTPLVDVVLVLLIIFMVVTPLLEKDIEVRIPETEEVPAEQQPQDDTQLIVKLDPDGSYSINTEPVSPTDYVNKLKRMLSAKKKEDRIVFFVADDKASYSKLVAAFDGAKQAGAFVLGMATEDIPLAPAGSADPGAAPAPVPTP; encoded by the coding sequence ATGGCCACGCGCAAATTCGTCAAGCCCACCACGCCCCCCAACTCGGAGATCAACGTCACGCCGCTGGTGGACGTGGTGCTGGTGCTCCTCATCATCTTCATGGTGGTCACCCCGCTGCTCGAGAAGGACATCGAGGTGCGCATCCCGGAGACCGAGGAGGTCCCCGCCGAGCAGCAGCCGCAGGACGACACCCAGCTCATCGTCAAGCTGGACCCCGACGGCAGCTACTCCATCAACACCGAGCCGGTCTCGCCCACCGACTACGTCAACAAGCTCAAGCGCATGCTGAGCGCCAAGAAGAAGGAAGACCGCATCGTCTTCTTCGTGGCCGACGACAAGGCCAGCTACAGCAAGCTCGTGGCCGCCTTCGACGGCGCCAAGCAGGCCGGCGCCTTCGTGCTCGGCATGGCCACCGAGGACATCCCCCTGGCCCCCGCGGGCTCGGCGGATCCGGGCGCCGCGCCGGCCCCCGTCCCGACGCCCTGA
- a CDS encoding alpha/beta fold hydrolase, with product MDAVRWTPWVLGAVLVLGALNLLWIAAVRWWYRLRTPPPELLRARCQDGWELTVYFRRAAQRRYEEPVLLCHGLAANRYTFDFEPPYSLSHALAEAGFDCFIVEWRGIGGSRPPPRGRRWPDVTVDDIVAQDGPALIDLALARTGARRAFWVGHSLGGLVGYAVAQGAHADKLAGLLALGAPVFFPPDRLIRQLIHAGNRASWPRGLRNEWLSRTLAPFLGYVTLPLSDVIINPKHIPPAIQRKVYANMMASMSRNVLRQFRDWIDHDAFRSFDGSVDWRAGLSGLTLPVLVMGGSQDRLAPPKNLRAQFELVGSPDKHLYIFGCERGDKMDYGHGDLLFGTGVAQEVHQEVRTWLASHATPWTEPAEAPTSA from the coding sequence ATGGACGCGGTGCGTTGGACTCCGTGGGTGCTCGGCGCGGTGCTCGTCCTGGGGGCGCTCAACCTCCTGTGGATCGCGGCCGTGCGCTGGTGGTACCGCCTGCGCACCCCGCCTCCCGAGTTGCTCCGGGCGCGGTGTCAGGACGGCTGGGAGCTGACGGTGTACTTCCGGCGCGCGGCCCAGCGGCGCTACGAGGAGCCCGTGCTGCTGTGCCATGGGCTCGCCGCCAACCGCTACACCTTCGATTTCGAGCCCCCCTATTCGCTCTCGCACGCGCTCGCGGAGGCGGGCTTCGACTGCTTCATCGTCGAGTGGCGGGGCATCGGCGGCTCGCGGCCCCCGCCCCGGGGCCGACGCTGGCCGGACGTCACCGTGGACGACATCGTCGCCCAGGACGGGCCGGCGCTCATCGACCTGGCGCTCGCCCGCACGGGTGCCCGGCGGGCCTTCTGGGTGGGCCACTCGCTCGGTGGGCTGGTGGGCTACGCGGTGGCCCAGGGCGCGCACGCGGACAAGCTCGCGGGCCTGCTCGCGCTGGGCGCGCCGGTGTTCTTCCCGCCGGATCGGCTCATCCGCCAGCTCATCCACGCGGGCAACCGGGCCTCGTGGCCACGGGGCCTGCGCAACGAGTGGCTCAGCCGCACCCTGGCGCCCTTCCTCGGCTACGTCACCCTGCCCCTGTCCGACGTCATCATCAACCCCAAGCACATCCCCCCGGCCATCCAGCGCAAGGTCTACGCGAACATGATGGCGTCCATGAGCCGCAACGTGCTGCGGCAGTTCCGCGATTGGATCGACCATGACGCGTTCCGCTCGTTCGACGGGAGCGTGGACTGGCGCGCGGGGCTGTCGGGGCTCACCCTGCCCGTGCTGGTGATGGGCGGCAGTCAGGACAGGCTCGCGCCCCCCAAGAACCTGCGCGCGCAGTTCGAGCTGGTGGGCTCGCCGGACAAGCACCTGTACATCTTCGGCTGCGAGCGGGGGGACAAGATGGACTACGGGCATGGGGACCTGCTCTTCGGCACGGGCGTCGCGCAGGAGGTGCACCAGGAGGTGCGCACCTGGCTCGCGTCCCATGCCACGCCGTGGACAGAGCCGGCCGAGGCGCCGACCTCAGCGTGA
- a CDS encoding HU family DNA-binding protein has protein sequence MTKAELVEVVAAQSRLTKKSAAEILDIVFANIGKAVKKDQRFSYPGFGTWSVRSRKARKIRNPQTNEMMKLKASKTVGFRPAKELKNSL, from the coding sequence ATGACCAAGGCAGAGCTCGTGGAGGTGGTGGCGGCGCAGTCGCGGCTGACGAAGAAGTCGGCGGCGGAGATTCTCGACATCGTCTTCGCCAACATCGGCAAGGCGGTGAAGAAGGACCAGCGCTTCAGCTACCCCGGCTTCGGCACCTGGTCGGTCCGCTCGCGCAAGGCGCGGAAGATCCGCAACCCCCAGACCAACGAGATGATGAAGCTCAAGGCGAGCAAGACCGTGGGCTTCCGCCCCGCCAAGGAGCTGAAGAACTCGCTGTAG
- the pssA gene encoding CDP-diacylglycerol--serine O-phosphatidyltransferase encodes MRPRKLLFVLPNLFTVTSILCGFYAMTLCAGAEVGPAQLHQASLAILFAMFFDGCDGRVARLTRTQSDFGMQLDSLADVVSFGAAPALLIYKWAFEPMGFLGLFLAFAFAACGALRLARFNVIAMRSPSGGGGNFFVGLPIPLAASVLVSMIIAHHAATGGEVLSDAARGPVAVASVVLSLLMVSTVRYRTFKDLRLSPRAVLVLGAMLTGGVLIGSRFHPAYVLVAYSFAYLAYGLVESALVMRHRLATRKAGAAPPALTLLEETDEDEGDLDERPADEQGVA; translated from the coding sequence ATGAGACCGCGCAAACTGTTGTTTGTTCTCCCCAATCTCTTCACGGTGACGTCCATCCTGTGTGGCTTCTATGCCATGACCCTGTGCGCGGGGGCGGAGGTGGGCCCCGCCCAGCTGCACCAGGCCTCGCTGGCCATCCTCTTCGCCATGTTCTTCGATGGCTGTGATGGCCGGGTGGCGCGCCTCACGCGCACCCAGAGCGACTTCGGCATGCAGCTCGACAGCCTGGCGGACGTGGTGTCGTTCGGCGCCGCGCCCGCCCTGCTCATCTACAAGTGGGCATTCGAGCCCATGGGCTTCCTGGGCCTGTTCCTCGCCTTCGCCTTCGCCGCGTGCGGCGCGCTGCGGCTGGCGCGCTTCAACGTCATCGCCATGCGCAGCCCGAGCGGCGGCGGCGGCAACTTCTTCGTGGGTCTGCCCATCCCGCTGGCCGCCAGCGTGCTCGTGTCGATGATCATCGCCCACCACGCCGCGACGGGGGGCGAGGTGTTGTCCGACGCGGCCCGGGGCCCCGTGGCCGTGGCGTCGGTCGTGCTCTCGCTCCTCATGGTGTCCACGGTGCGCTACCGCACCTTCAAGGACCTGCGCCTGTCGCCGCGCGCCGTGCTCGTGCTGGGCGCGATGCTGACCGGCGGCGTGCTCATCGGCTCGCGCTTCCACCCGGCCTACGTGCTCGTGGCCTATTCGTTCGCCTACCTCGCCTACGGCCTCGTGGAGTCGGCCCTGGTGATGCGCCACCGGCTCGCCACGCGCAAGGCGGGCGCCGCGCCGCCGGCCCTGACGCTCCTGGAGGAGACGGACGAGGACGAGGGCGACCTCGACGAGCGTCCGGCGGACGAGCAGGGCGTGGCGTAA
- a CDS encoding DUF2378 family protein, translated as MADELLIFEQTIEAVFVRALHGRLSPACKERLLKAGLDLGQKLRPAYPFDAWMNFLRITAEELYPQLPLDQSAFKLGEAYMDGYRETMLGRAVLSLLRVLGPRRALMRATQNFRSGNNYTESRLKELGPRQFELWMNEVGPLPMFTAGIIHAGLRTAGAENIQVALAGYDGHACTYCINWSEASVASGVAGKGDSKAATRSGSINSL; from the coding sequence ATGGCCGACGAGCTCCTGATTTTTGAGCAGACCATCGAAGCAGTCTTCGTGCGCGCGCTGCATGGGCGCCTGTCGCCGGCCTGCAAGGAGCGCCTGCTCAAGGCGGGGCTCGACCTCGGCCAGAAGCTCAGGCCCGCCTACCCGTTCGATGCGTGGATGAACTTCCTGCGTATCACCGCCGAGGAGCTCTACCCCCAGCTCCCGCTCGACCAGAGCGCGTTCAAGCTCGGCGAGGCCTATATGGACGGCTACCGGGAGACGATGCTCGGGCGCGCCGTGCTCTCGCTCTTGCGCGTCCTCGGGCCGCGACGCGCCCTCATGCGCGCCACGCAGAACTTCCGCTCGGGCAACAACTACACCGAGTCACGCCTCAAGGAGCTGGGGCCGCGCCAGTTCGAGCTGTGGATGAACGAAGTGGGCCCCCTGCCCATGTTCACCGCGGGCATCATCCACGCCGGCCTGCGCACGGCCGGCGCGGAGAACATCCAGGTCGCGCTGGCCGGCTACGACGGCCACGCCTGCACCTACTGCATCAACTGGAGCGAGGCCTCGGTCGCCTCGGGCGTCGCGGGCAAGGGCGACTCCAAGGCCGCCACCAGGTCCGGATCCATCAACTCCCTGTAG
- a CDS encoding MotA/TolQ/ExbB proton channel family protein, whose product MDFSLAHIWESTGAFARFIIFTLAFMSVSSLVVMAERMLVFRKTRKDSRNFAAKMGAILAKGDLQQAAGANLGKDVGHLGRVINSGLTAFRISPANKDVAVESVARALERQAQREVQSLKRGLGVLATVGSTSPFVGLLGTTMGIVNAFQMMSAAGSGGLATISAGISEALITTAFGLLVAIPAVIAYNFLSGWVDGRSVDISESSNEFLDVVARHFGGGSHAPQA is encoded by the coding sequence ATGGATTTCTCACTCGCACACATCTGGGAGAGCACGGGTGCTTTCGCCCGTTTCATCATCTTCACCCTGGCGTTCATGTCCGTGTCGTCCCTGGTCGTGATGGCCGAGCGCATGCTCGTCTTCCGCAAGACGCGCAAGGACTCGCGCAATTTCGCCGCCAAGATGGGTGCCATCCTGGCCAAGGGGGACCTGCAGCAGGCCGCCGGCGCCAACCTGGGCAAGGACGTGGGCCACCTGGGCCGCGTGATCAACTCGGGCCTGACGGCCTTCCGCATCAGCCCGGCCAACAAGGACGTGGCGGTGGAGTCCGTGGCGCGCGCCCTGGAGCGCCAGGCGCAGCGTGAGGTGCAGAGCCTCAAGCGCGGCCTCGGCGTGCTGGCCACCGTGGGCTCCACGTCTCCGTTCGTCGGTCTGCTCGGCACCACGATGGGTATCGTGAACGCCTTCCAGATGATGTCGGCGGCGGGCTCGGGCGGTCTGGCCACCATCTCGGCCGGTATCTCCGAGGCGCTCATCACCACGGCGTTCGGTCTGCTCGTGGCCATCCCCGCCGTGATCGCCTACAACTTCCTGTCCGGTTGGGTGGACGGCCGCTCGGTGGACATCTCCGAGTCGTCCAACGAGTTCCTGGACGTGGTGGCGCGGCACTTCGGTGGTGGTTCGCACGCCCCCCAGGCGTAG